In Camelina sativa cultivar DH55 chromosome 16, Cs, whole genome shotgun sequence, a single window of DNA contains:
- the LOC104750903 gene encoding uncharacterized protein LOC104750903, protein MVPSTSTTVKFLCSYGGRITPRYPDGKLRYHGGDTRVLSVTRSVSFTELASKISAVCGMTVSTLRCQLPTDDLDALVTVTSDEDLNNLMEEYDLASMTPVKIRVFLSPLRSTTTKKNSSPTSSNASTSSSKSSRSRSPTSSSPTKETCPSCVERTMRNNGCYVHRSPSHNQFYLINN, encoded by the exons ATGGTCCCGTCAACTTCAACAACCGTCAAGTTCCTATGTAGCTACGGCGGTAGAATCACCCCACGTTATCCCGACGGCAAACTCCGTTACCACGGCGGGGATACACGTGTCCTCTCCGTCACTCGCTCCGTATCCTTCACTG AGCTTGCGAGTAAGATCAGCGCGGTCTGTGGTATGACTGTGAGTACTCTCCGGTGTCAGTTACCAACTGATGATCTCGACGCGCTTGTAACCGTAACATCCGACGAGGATCTAAACAATCTCATGGAGGAATACGATCTTGCTTCAATGACGCCGGTTAAGATCCGTGTCTTCCTTTCTCCGCTAAGATCAACAACGACGAAGAAAAACTCGTCTCCTACATCTTCAAACGCGTCTACGTCTTCGTCAAAATCATCACGCTCTCGTTCTCCTACGTCGTCGTCGCCAACTAAGGAAACGTGTCCGAGTTGTGTAGAGAGAACTATGCGTAACAATGGATGTTACGTTCATAGGAGTCCAAGTCATAACCAATTCTACCTTATCAACAATTGA